In Rhodanobacteraceae bacterium, the following proteins share a genomic window:
- a CDS encoding sigma-54-dependent Fis family transcriptional regulator — MNDRLRSLLSPATVLIVEDSDSLRALYRAYLRDQPWQTSSVGSAADAIAAISEAAPTLVLLDLQLPDANDLELLTALSAQAPDIVVVVATGHGSVDLAVEAIRLGAIDFLEKPVSKDRLTQTLRNALERLMLQRQVDTLMGAGIRERFHGFIGKSLAMQAVYRTIAAAAPSKATVFITGESGTGKEVTARAIHAESPRREGPFVALNCAAIPRDLIESELFGHQKGAFTGAQQAREGAAEQAHGGTLFLDEIGEMNLDLQSKLLRFLQTGVVKRLGANQERQVDVRFLCATNRDPWMEVQAGRFREDLYFRLHVIPLHLPPLREREDDVLLLAEELLQRFAREESKRFNGFSQDARGAMLRHPWLGNVRELENVIRHAVVLNASGELGPAQLRLEARQSPRLPPAAQAVPAPGSPVAPAVAPQGTIEPLASIERRTIEHAIAVCKGNIPEAARRLEVAPSTIYRKLAQWGAG; from the coding sequence ATGAATGACCGTCTGCGATCGCTGCTGTCGCCAGCGACTGTCCTCATCGTCGAGGACAGCGACAGCCTGCGCGCGCTCTACCGGGCGTACCTGCGCGACCAGCCCTGGCAGACCTCGAGCGTGGGCAGCGCCGCCGATGCCATCGCGGCCATTTCCGAAGCGGCGCCTACCCTGGTCCTGCTCGATCTGCAGTTGCCGGACGCCAACGACCTGGAACTGCTCACGGCCTTGAGCGCACAGGCGCCGGACATCGTGGTGGTGGTAGCGACCGGACACGGCAGCGTGGATCTTGCGGTGGAGGCGATCCGCCTGGGGGCGATCGACTTCCTGGAAAAGCCGGTCAGCAAGGACCGACTGACCCAGACGCTGCGCAATGCCCTCGAACGCCTGATGCTGCAGCGGCAGGTCGACACTTTGATGGGCGCGGGCATCCGTGAGCGCTTCCATGGATTCATCGGCAAGAGCCTGGCCATGCAGGCGGTCTACCGCACCATTGCCGCCGCGGCGCCGAGCAAGGCCACGGTTTTCATTACCGGCGAGAGCGGCACCGGCAAGGAGGTGACTGCTCGCGCCATCCACGCGGAAAGTCCCCGCCGGGAGGGGCCCTTCGTCGCCTTGAATTGCGCCGCAATCCCGCGCGACCTCATCGAGAGCGAGCTTTTCGGCCACCAGAAGGGCGCCTTCACCGGTGCGCAGCAAGCGCGCGAGGGCGCAGCCGAGCAGGCGCATGGCGGCACCTTGTTCCTCGACGAAATTGGCGAGATGAATCTGGATTTGCAGAGCAAGCTGTTGCGTTTCCTGCAAACCGGTGTGGTCAAGCGCCTGGGCGCGAACCAGGAACGCCAGGTGGACGTCCGCTTCCTGTGCGCAACCAACCGGGATCCGTGGATGGAGGTCCAGGCCGGGCGTTTCCGCGAGGACCTGTACTTCCGCCTGCATGTGATCCCGCTGCATCTGCCGCCCCTGCGCGAGCGCGAGGATGATGTCCTCCTGCTTGCTGAAGAACTGCTGCAACGATTTGCACGCGAGGAAAGCAAACGCTTCAATGGATTCAGCCAGGACGCTCGCGGCGCGATGCTGCGCCATCCTTGGCTCGGCAATGTGCGCGAACTGGAGAATGTGATCCGGCATGCGGTGGTGCTCAATGCGAGTGGCGAGTTGGGGCCCGCGCAACTGCGCCTGGAAGCGCGCCAGTCGCCACGCCTCCCCCCCGCCGCCCAAGCCGTGCCAGCGCCTGGCAGCCCGGTGGCGCCCGCGGTGGCCCCGCAAGGCACCATCGAGCCGTTGGCCTCGATCGAGCGGCGCACCATCGAGCATGCGATCGCCGTGTGCAAAGGCAACATTCCGGAGGCCGCGCGCCGTCTGGAGGTGGCGCCGTCCACGATCTACCGCAAACTCGCGCAGTGGGGTGCCGGTTGA